One stretch of Sulfolobales archaeon DNA includes these proteins:
- a CDS encoding PaREP1 family protein, translated as MLDVDGSEMSSFSIISIRVPKKVIDKAGELGLDLESILYEAILRELRLDPSEEAELRLELARKHLDEAKAYVEKGDAIQTSEKLYKAVEECIMVLAHQLNVPEAARAREYGRWFAWLLDKAVRRIARILNEYRVKSVWDAAYSLHVWGFHEAKLDIDDIETDIPQIEWLRDYTKKVVEKVND; from the coding sequence GTGTTGGATGTAGATGGATCTGAGATGAGCAGCTTTTCGATAATCTCGATTAGAGTTCCGAAGAAGGTTATTGATAAGGCTGGGGAGCTAGGTCTAGATCTAGAGTCGATACTCTATGAGGCTATTCTGAGAGAGTTGAGGTTGGATCCAAGTGAGGAAGCTGAGCTACGCCTAGAGCTAGCGAGGAAGCATCTAGATGAGGCGAAGGCATATGTGGAGAAGGGTGACGCTATCCAGACTAGTGAAAAACTTTATAAAGCCGTCGAGGAGTGCATCATGGTGCTTGCACACCAGCTAAACGTGCCCGAAGCGGCTAGGGCAAGAGAATATGGTAGATGGTTTGCATGGCTCTTAGATAAGGCTGTGAGAAGAATAGCAAGGATATTAAACGAATATCGCGTAAAGAGTGTGTGGGATGCTGCATACAGTTTACATGTGTGGGGCTTTCACGAAGCAAAGCTGGATATAGATGATATCGAGACAGATATACCACAGATAGAGTGGCTGCGCGACTATACAAAGAAAGTGGTGGAGAAAGTTAATGATTGA